The genomic interval GAGAAGGTCGGGCGTGCTTTTATGAAGTATCGAGTCGAGGTGGATCCAGCCGAAACGCGGGTTGCGCGCGTGCGCTGACCCGATGGTGGCGAGAACCGTGACGTCGATGTTTTTATTGTGGAAGCAGTAAACGATGGGAACGGCGTTTTCCCGCGGATCGCCGGGACTTTTCTGGGTCTGGCCGGTCGCGCACAGAATGCCGCAAAGTACCAACAACGAAGCTGAAATATTCGTGTTAATGGTGCACCCGCTTTTTTACAAAACGACACTCATCAGCATCGCGCGAATCATTGAACCGATATGCTTTTATTCCTCCCCGCACATTTCCACATTCACGGCAGTTGTTCCGCGGGAGGTTTCCATGATGTCAAAGGTTACCCGCTGACCCTCAAACAGCACCTTGAACCCGTCTCCCGCGATTCCGGAATGGGTCACCGGTATCTCCTTTCGATTATCAACGGAGACGATTATTCCCCGTCCCTGGCCC from Chitinivibrionales bacterium carries:
- a CDS encoding cold shock domain-containing protein, which encodes MQNGIVKWYNEGQGRGIIVSVDNRKEIPVTHSGIAGDGFKVLFEGQRVTFDIMETSRGTTAVNVEMCGEE